The Ursus arctos isolate Adak ecotype North America unplaced genomic scaffold, UrsArc2.0 scaffold_18, whole genome shotgun sequence genomic sequence ATAAAGTAACTTCATATGTTACTTTCTGAGATGAAGATGTCTGTTCTGGCAATTAAGGATGATCTGTCTTTTGATATGCTTATTTATGTGGATGTttatgtataaacacacataccTTACGCGGATGCACTTAGATTAGGACGTTAGCGTATTTTTTGAATAGCTGGTAATAATTCAGATTGATATATGCTCCAGCGAGACTGAAGCATCACTTATATATGTTCAGCTAGAaacacttggcttttttttttttcccaaggtaAAGTCAAAATAATTAgagcaagcaagaaaaagaattgaACTAGAAGTGGGTAACATTTTTCCCCCTAGTtaataaaagaagtaataaacTCCATAAAGTACTAGAGTTAAGATCACTAACACTTCAGGCATAACGGCTTTTTACCAGGAATTTACAACTCCTGTTTTAATTCAAGCAGCTTGCATTGGGACATAAAatctaggtattttttaaaagtgtagttTTATGGTAAGTAACTGAAGAAAAACTGTCCTCTCCTACAAactattctttcctcttctttcacaGCCTCCTCCTTTCTCACACATGcgtgtacacatgcacacacacacacacacaccttggcaCTCAAGAACTGAAGTTACTAAATCCCTTTTTTATGACATTGTAATTTTTTGGCAAGTGTAAACTCCTTTCATATTCTgccacattcatttatttgaagcTTGTGGGAGTCTTACAGCAAAAACCTTAAATTATTtctgaggctttaaaaaaaaagaaaaagaaatgctctcTAGCCCGACCTTCACTAAGAAATTTCAACAGAGAGAGGAGAGTCTCCCTTCCTCTTAGCACAACAACAAATGATCGCTCACAGCGAGAGAGAGCTGGTAAGGAGCCTTTCACCTAAGAGAGAGCCACTCTCGACAGGACGGATATAATCGACTGCTAATGTACGTGTGTGGTCTTACAACCCACTCTCAGTGCGAATggcctacattttttaaaaaggaaaaatgatcacAATCAGAAACAGGTATCTTAAATAATTATGTAGAAGGATAAGTATGACCAACAAGGTCAATCAGGGTGTCAGGTAATGGTGGCAGACCCCTGGGAGGTGGAAATCAGGAAGATGACCCTTTCAGAGTGTTGCTATCGTGAAACATACTGCCTGTGCACTCAGTATGTACATTCTGTTCTAAGTGCAATTTTTGCCTGAATTTTCAAGATAATGCCGGCAAGAGAAACAGCTTGTTCCTTTCCAGGGAAGGTAAGAATAAGGAGTGTGTAGGAAGCATGTTTGTGCAATGGAAGGTATGTATCGATAAGAGATTTAATGTAACTCTCATCAATAGAAATGTGTAAGAATCTCTTTGTCATTCATCCACCATTAAGCTGCGTTGTCTATTTGGTACTCAGTCTGGAAGACGGTGGAAGTGACTGGTGTAGTTCTTGGAGTGGAGGAGTGAAAGGTCAGCAGAGGCTTAAATGAGCTTGTCTTACATCCAGCTGGGCCAGCAGGAGATCATTAGGAAGATCCGAGGCTCACTTTAGGCTTGTCAGAGTCTCTCCCCATGATACAAGGAGACCGTTTTGCTCATTGCTCTTCTCCCACTATATAAAAAGAACCCGAGAGACAGGATTGACACCAAAGTTTATCTTACTACCAAAGTTTCGCTTGAGGAGGGCACAACTAGCAATTACTCAGAAGGGGGATTTATTTTGTTTGCCTTTGATGGAAAGTAATGGAGATAAGTACAAAAGACCTATTGATCTGCTGGCTTCTATTGTGAAACCAAATAGAGTAAAGGAGGCGAAATCTCTTCCTTAACATTTAAGTGTCGGAGGACCTGCACAACTTCACTTTATAAAAGATTTTTGGAAAAGCAGAGTTTCAATTTGATTTGCAAACATACAGGAAgtgaaatgctttaaaatgttctcttcttGTACTTGAAGAAAATTAACACAGTGTATTTGACAGCTAATTATATGAAGGCAAATATACTAATAGTTATCTCGAACTGGTGCTAAGTGCCTCATTTCTTGAAGGTAGTGAAATCATGTGCATTTATTGAAAATCTCTCTTTAGAAAAGTTCTTTCTAAGTTTCCAAACATAGAGAATGATGGAAAAAATGGATGTTGCTGCTGAGAAGGTGATAACAGGAGGCAGGTAGCATGTTTTCGCATCTTCACCTCTGTTGTTAATGTATGCGGTGGCTCATCAGAGGTAGCTCATGTTAATTTATTCCTGCACACCTGTACAGGGCTGGAAGTCAGGTAATCAGACAGGCAAAAACTATCCATCTCTGCTTTTTAGCTACAGCTACCCAGAGGCCTATATAGGAACAAATTTAGTTCTGGAGACATCAGCAGGTTTTAATAAACCAAATACAGATGTCTTCCTCCATACAAATCAAGAAGTTTACATGTTTAAATCTGGACTGATTTAACTAGCAATCAAAGAGAAGGTTCACACTTGGCACCAATGGTTgcctcatatttatttataaatcaccctaagcaaatattattttgtttttaaatttattcatggGGCTGAATCATCTTTCCTACACCTTGAAGATTAAGCATACATGCTTACCtttctaataaaatttaagaCAAACTCTGGCAATCAGCAGCCACTATTCTCAGAAGGGAGGAACAAAGATGGTGAAGATCACgtgagatgcaaaaaaaaaagggatacaCAGTTCTTTCTAGGCAGATTACCTCGTTTCTGTGTGCAAAGTCTTCATTTTAGTTGAGGGAGTTTTAAAATTGCCAATCACTAAAACAGATATAAATAGATTTTAACGTATCAGCAAATGATAAGAAATTCTAGGGAAGAGGACTGAAGGGCATttatttgctgttgttgttgttgttttaataaaaacCAAGTGTAACTTATAAATGGGCTTCCCTTATACACAGGTGATCCATGGCCATTCAGCCCAGGGATCAAAATTCAAGACAGATGATGAGAAATGACCAAAGGTAAACCAGGCCCAGCTAATTCTGACTATGACAAGTCTCCAAGAAAAGTTCCTTTATAAAGACTAGGTTCTAAGCCAGTTacaatttcttctttcctgggaGTTTTTCATGCGCATACTTCAGAACAAAACGGAGGGCCAGCTTCCTGATCTTTGAAAGAACAGTATCTTAGTAGCAGAAAAGTTAAGAGATAAacaagcaggaaggaagggtgtTTAGGGGAGTGTCAGGTCTAACACTATATTACATTATCAGTTTATACATAAACACTTCAGTAATCACCTTATCGTGCCATAGTTcttcacagagaaaataatttacatttcatttctataattcagaataaaaattattcCTAAAGCCACCTAGTGACTGGATGAACTGATCTTTGTGTATACTGTTCTCCGTCATTAGTGTGGAATGGTCCTCTTTGCTTCTGAATTTATTACACTCACACTCAGTCACAACTGTATAAAAAAAGGACACTTTCGACACTGTGCTTAGAACCCTCAGCCCTAACAAACCATGCACGTTATCACCCCCCGAGCGCTTCTCCCTTTGTAGGATTTTAGACAAAGAACGTTCTTGCTTATCAAAATCTTCAACTTGATCTTATAAAATCTAGGAAGACCATAAGCAAAGACCTGGAAATCTCTAACTGCCAAACATAAAACACAGTATTTAACATCTTTCTCCTCGTATCTTACTAACATGCCTATTTGGAAACCAAAAACGCAATTCCCTTgtgtacagccattttggaaaaagtCCAAGAAGACCTGGGTATCACTTCTGTAAGGTGTGTGTGTAAGACTGAAGACAGGAGGACTGCTTTTATAAACAGAAGGAAGAGGGTTATTCTGTTAGTTTTATCATACATATCCTGTAGCCCTGCACACTTCAGCCCCCACTCAAAATCCCCTCTAATGCTTTATTTGCACAAGGAAGACATTGTGGAGTCAAGGATGGATGAATCAAGActctggggaaaggagagaaataggCCTGAGGACAGCAGGATTAAAGCAAAGAAGCGTTTCTGTTTGGGAAGGTCTGCTGGCTCAGAGAAAGGTAAGAAAATCTGCCTTAGCTTCATCGtgaattgaaggaaaaaaaagcaggacccagATTCCTGGGGCTCTTGTGACTAATATGGCAAAAGTGAAGACAAAGGGGGAAGGTAAGTCCAAGTGGTAGATCCGAGATGTAGTCCAAGAGGCTCTGTTAAACAGGAGATTAAGTTACAAGTCAACATTAGTGGAAGAAGTGATAAGAACTGGCTGAAATGGGAGTATGGTTATGTCTGAGTTCACGCTGTGGAGATGCAGGAAGAGGCAGGTACCCTGATGGCATCACTGTTTCTGGTTACGCGGTGGTAGCTATGCTTGCAACATATGTTAATTCGAGTCATAGACTCAACAAGGATGAACACttgttttaaggaaaagaatgtCAAGAAGTATCATAGTTTTTGTGAAGTTTTTAACTTGGGATAAAATGTGAGTATTCTTGAAAAGCAAAACTTCAAGCGAGAATCAAAAAACTTTCTTTGCACAGTATGTTttttcaatttgcttttcttcatttatcatGTGTTACACAACTCCAGAATTATAAAGATTAGCTGTGATGTGAGATTTCACCCAAACGAAACGTATCACCTGTCTTCTGAGGTTTGCAGTCTCCTGTATGGCTGAACACACATGGGAGAGTATCTGTACTCTGCTTCCCTAGAATATCCCAGGTATTCTAGACACTTATTCTAAATTTCCATATGGCTAGTCATCCGCCAAGCTCCTAATCCTTAGAATAAAAATGGAGATTGAAATATTCTCCTgctattaataaatgtttttccttAGACAAACCACCCTTTCAACAGCACCTACTTATGCATTTGGACATAAGAACACAAGTGCTTGTGTTTTCTACTGGTTTGACATAAATGAAAGCACCACGCTTCGGGTATTGTAGCCTTTTGGTCCCAGAGCCATTTATGCCAGTGTTATGACTTACAGTATTTTCAGCAAACCAACTAAAACTGTGATAGGAATTCATGCAAATAAGCTTAAATTTTGGCTTGTCTTCAAACACTccatttccataaatattttatgcaGGTTTTCAtgagtcttttatttttgttaaaaaaaaaaatccaatgcaTTAACCTCATTATCACAAGTGcactatttcaaatataaaagaatgaatattacTCACAAACTTGGGGGTAGGAGGTTGTGTATagtgttatattttattattcaaattGTAGCTATCTTATCTACTGTGTTCTGGTACTGTCAACGATAACGAGAACCTGAAAAGGACTTTGTGATTGTAAACCGTTTTTACAGAACAAGGTAAatggaagtgggggagaggggtggggaaggggaaatcTTAAAGAGCTTAGATTTCTCTTCAAAGCATGTTTTGAGTTGCATAAAGAGAGCCACTTGTTTTTCTCAGAAACGTTGCTTTTAATGGACTGGGCCCCTTGGATTTCAGTactatggaaaatatttaacttttatttttaaaaagatgtatcttttaaatatgaagacaaaaCCGAGTATTTTAGAAGCAGGTCACTACTTTTCAGTggtacttttattttatgttactttGTCAAAGAATTCTACCCAATTGATAAGCGTGAGAATTTGGGGGGTGGCTATTTGGAAACTTTCCAGTTAATTTTGTGTCTTCTACTATATTGATTTCTACCATGTAATGACATtttgtctaaaaatatttttaaaagacagcatAAAACCAAAAAGCCACAGCGGACGTAAGAGGAAGAATTAACTGGTGTGTGactctggggtggggtggtgtATTATGTAAATGATCTGCTTGCAAGCTTATCTCCTCAAGTGTAGTATGACTGTGTTACCCCACCACTGACCACCTTGACACATtccatttatattacattttctttaggaTTGAAAAAGAACATTGGAGGTTTAAGACCAGCTGCTTCTGTTTAAACCCAACTGTTTCAGAGCTGTAGCCACATAGCTAAGGTCTGATGTCATCTCAAGGCTGGACATAATATATTCTAACTGATCCTAAAAGTATATGCATGCCTCCCCTTCCGTGCATAATTCCCACGACAGACTGTATTTCAGAGATGTGCTCAAAGACACTGTGAAGTTAAAATACAGAAACCCATACCACCATACCATTTCCccacattaaataattattttagtcccattttcttctgatattttcaTGACTCTTAAAAGAATTCAAGGACACACTGAATACTCATGTAAGAATGATAACATTTCTGGTTATACCTACGGAGATGCAGGCTGTCTCGATGTCCTGGACCTATGGTTCTTTCCATCCGTAAATTTCTGTTTCTATATTggataaatatgtgtgtatgaagataatatattgatttaattaaaaagcCACAAGGCAAAGCAGAAATATATATAACAGAAGCTGCGGCTTCTAAGTGAAGCTTCATGAGGAAGCAGGGAACTGTGTACATAGTTAACTTATTCACACCTAGATGCATgggaaaacacacatacacacatacacagagcaCAGAGAAAAATGGCGTGCATTACAGGGTAAGATGGCGTATGATTCTGCATGCTTAATCATAACAAGCACCAACTGCAACAATCCTTCATGAGCATGGCAGCTTGGTTATCTCATGGTCACTGTGGACAATCTTTACAGTGCATCAAAAACATCtaagttggatttttttaatgctgagtCCAACATGACTggcaccctccacccccagcaggAGCAGCCAATGGAGATTTACTGACCTGTCTCTGCTTCGGCGAGAGGGGAAGGCAGCATTGCAGCCAGCCACCGTGCAGACATGCATCTCTTTTAAGTGAACATTCCTGTAGTGGAGCTTCACACTGTAGGAGCTTTTGAAACTCTTCTTGCACACGTAACAGATTTTGGGGTCTGGGCTAGAACACAGGTCACCTTCTGGGGAGAACTTTTGAGGGCTGCCATAATTCAGAGACGATGTAAAACTTTCATGCAGGGCTGCCATGCTGGCCCCCCCACCATTGTACAGTCCATACTGGCTCATGTAAAACATGTCGTAAGTGGGATCTGTGAATTCTTCCTTCACCTTGATGACATCCTGGTGAGAGGGCTCACTGTGGTTCTCATCAGGCCTCTCACTGCTCATCAGGACTTTTTCACTCACTTCACTGTGAATGTGCTCATCCCCTTCCATGGACTCCTCGCCTAGTTTGGGCTCTGAAGACTCAGACTCATTCTCATAGTCCCGCTCAGGTTCTTGGTCCTCGGAAGTCATGCTGTCAGCCCTTCTTATTTCAGTCCTTGAAATGCACCGGGTCCTGCTATGTTTAGAAAAGTCCTTCACAGACATGCCTGGACTCATCTCCTCTTGGGAGTGGCAGTGATTGTCATGGCTCACATCGTTGACCACAGCTCCACCATCGTTGGggtcatcatcttcatcatcaaaCTCATCAGCGGTATCAATGATTTCCTTCTCAATCTTCACAGGCATGCTGGACTTCCTGGGCTTCTTCTTGGGTGCCAGGTCGGCACTGGGCTCATGAGTGGCCATCATCACTACTGgtgctgtgggctcagagggTGGTGGGGGGTGCTGCTCTATGGTACCACTGGCTGGAATGATGGGACTGGTCGGGAGGGAGGTTGGAGGACTCACCATTTCCCCCGGAGTGAGTAAACTTCTATAAAATGGAGGAACTGGCTGTACAGTCTTTAGCCCAGAAAACACCAGCTGGCTAGGCAGAGGATTCTGTAAGACAGGGTCTAGTGGGGGAGTGGTAAAACCCATTGGGGGCCGGCCAGGGCTTGTGAGTGTGAGACTTGATTTTGTACTTGCTATGACAGGGGTGGCAGCTCCTGATGTGGCCCGAATTAAATCTTTGTCTCGGTTATTTCGTAGCATGGGCATGTGAAGGCGAGGATTAGGGTTTGCACTGTGGCGATTCCGGCTTCGGAGGGAACTAAAGACCATGTTGCAACCTTCGATGGTGCATCGGTGTTTGATCTTCAGGTGGACAGCATTATAATGAATTTTGAGAGTACCTTTGTCATAGAACGTCTTCCCACATGCGTTACAGAACACTCTTCCTTTCCTAGAGGCTGACCCCATCCTTCTCATCCGGTGAATCCGGAATGAGctttttgggtgttcagttttGGTCAGATCACTGACTGGGGCAGAATTCTGAATGGGGGATACGCAGGCTGGCTCGGTTTTGGGCTCCACATTAGTAATGCTGGTCAGGGCATTTCTATTGGGTGTCTGATCATTCTTATAAGGTGTGGGAGATACTTCAGATTCACTGCTCTCATTGTATTCATTCTGGGTTGAAAGGCTTGGTTCCCGCAGCCTCAGTCCTGGTTGCTCTAACAGTAACCCGTTTGGAGGCAATCCTAGGAGTGGGGCTGAGACTGGGTTTATGTACTGGAATGGAAGCAGAAATGCAAGGCTGTTGGGGATGTTTTCGAAGTGATGAATGCTGGAAGGGTTGCTGTTCTCTAGGTGAGCAAGAAGGCTGGGACTCCTGGTGCGATTATTGCTCTCAATGAAAGTCCTTATGTCTGAGTCTGTCTTTGAAGATGGTACAGCTACGGCCTGCCCTTCTTTCTCCTGAATTGCCATCAGCTCCACGATGGACTTGGTTTCTCCAAACCGCAGAAACTGCTGAAGGGTGATGATTTCCTCTTCTCGAGACATGATGGCCCAGCGGTCCAGTACCTTGCCGGCAGCATCctagaggccacatcaaagaaacaacaaagataaacacaaaaactTATTGATTGTGCATAATTATTCAATGCAACTGAAGGTGCTCTGCCTGATCATGAAATAGAGAGTGACAGCAGAAAACACACAAGCACTGTTCATAAAATCAACCCACAAAGCAAACTTTTCTGTCATGCAATTGCAGTAATTAGAGTCACAGTTAGAGAAACAGATTTGAGTTTAATGTCATAGCAAACAACATGTAGACCACTGGGGCTCTGTGATCTAACATGCCTTCGCTACTGCTACTTTAACAACAATGGTCTATATGGAATGCAACTATTTAGCACATATTAGTATAAGATGTGAACTCTCGCTGTGCAACCcagggaaaatgcaaaaaaatggtACCTGAATCCGTATTAAATAGTGACACCATAGGAAGGGATTAAGTACATTTTGTGAAATTTACCTCTTTGACACAAGCAGACACGATACTGGCTTCAATGATGAAAATTCCTTTAAATGGGAGCTATTATATAACTTTCTGAATCAAAACGATGAAAAAAGGAGCTTTGCAGTCTGTGGCCCCATTACTGaactgtatttttctctctttaatggCTGTATTTTAGTGTCATTTACTAATGGACACTCTCATAAGGTAGAGTTAAGGAAAAACAGTGattgttgtttttctgaaaattgaTTGTAATCCTATGATTCAAAGTTTGAGTTAGACTTTAAgtatttgactttttattatCTTGTTATAAGTGACGGTTATAGATATTTAGAAAGTAAACATGTGATGGATTTAGATAgaataaatgtgtaaaaatattgTCTCTTAACATCCTCCTCTGATAGCAAAGGGAGCCCACAGAGAATACACATCAGTAATCACCAGACTATGTGTtgttaaatatacattaaaaagcatttcacaCTTTCATTTTTGCTAGTAACTATGAGATTTGCCTGGAGGTAGGACTTAAAAATCCTGCAATGTAATGTCAGGCAATCCATTTCAGCATGGGCTGGGAGAAATGTATTCAAACACTTAAATCATGACTCCATCATTTTCTAGGGCACATTCTTCCTAACCAGGACAGGACACTTCCACAACCTCTGTGAATAATACTTGCCCCAACCTGCCTATcaatttaagaaaacataaaaatcttcttaaaaaacaaaattagatacttattaattacaaagagaaaaaccataaCATTATAATGGAGAAACCtagcagacaccaccttaaccaagtaaCCAAAGTCAACATCACCCGTGTTAAGTATCATCGTGTGCCTCCTGATATATACTGAGAAGGGCACATCATCTTTTTCTTGCCAAAAAATGTATAACCTCAATCTAAATCATGAGAAGATATCAGATAAACCAAAATTGAAGGGCATTCTACAAAACAGTGGCTAGTACTCTTCAAAGTGTAAACGTcagtaaagattttaaaaaaggaccaAAGAATGGTTACAGTTCAGAGGGGACCAAGAAAACAGGACAGATAAATGTAATGTGAGAGTCTAGAGATACCATCCCAAAAAAAAGACCCTTAGTGGGAAAACTGGCAAAATTTGAATAAAGTCTCTAGATCAGTTAATAGTATGGTACCAACCTTAATTTCTTAGTTTCATCAACTGTGCTGTGTTTACAAAGAACGCATCGTGAGGGGAAGCAGGATAAAGGGAACTATGCTACTTTTGCGATGGAATATTCTGTCTCATAGACTGTTCCATTCAGCCCGGTGATATAAAATTCTCTCTGGAACACAACTGTATGGTCTGAACCATGACAACTGGTAAGGAGATacttatcatttatttaaattactttacaAAAAAGAAGCTCTAATAGTTACGTGCCATTCCTCCTAAGGCTCACTCCAGCATTCTATTATTTTACACAAAGTATACGTGTGGGTATGTGCATGTGGGTGTCCATTCCTACGAAAAGGGTCCCTCTTTCATCTTGTAGATAACATGAGCCTTCAGATCAAACATCCTCATGCAGCTATCTGCTCAAAATACTTACATAATGATATGTATATATGGAGACTCTGGGTAATCCTGGAGTCCTGCAAcagccagtttttaaaaagaatcactcAAAGCAATCGGTATCccttacatcctttttttttttttttttttggaatagggCAAAGCTAGGGGTAGTGTTGGTGTTATAggtaaatagagaaataaattgtGATTTTGTATAGATTATCTCATTTGAACCTCATAATAGCTTCCAGAGCTCAGCAAATGTGTAACAGATGAGGGGCCAGGAGTGAAGGAAAGGGGGATGGTTGGCTGAGGTTGTCAAGATGCTAACTTGGGGTCTCGGACTCGAATCCAAAAATTTTGACTCTAAGTTCGTGGAGTGTAACGGCTGTCATCCATAATGCCATTTCCCAGGTGGGCACATTGAGTCTGTGACAATAAGGAATAGGACTTCTCCTGAATAAGGCTGGTCTCTGGAGCACTGCAATGTCCTttacactgtttttcttttaccATCAAATCCACTCTCTTAATTGTTTTTATGGAAGCTTTTACTGTGGATCGTTTCTCAGGCTGCAACGCGACCTGAGCAGCACAGTCGTTCCTTCCCAGGTAGCCTGCACCTAAGTCTGCATGTCGATAATGTACTTACACAGCTGGCGGCCTCTGGTATTAAAACAGCCCTCAGAAACCATAGCAACTGATCAAACCCACCTGAGGCATCTCCTTTCCATCCCCCTCCTATCTTGTCTCCCCCAACAGAATGCAGCAGTCCCATatggtttctcttttctcctggccCGCCACAGCGCCTGCCGCTCTTTCTAAAACCACTGCCTTTCAGACCTCTTTTAGTCTTGAGTAGCTGTCTCCACTAAAATGGAACTGTTACGTTAAACCACTTACTTCTGGTGGAAGAGGTCTAGGTAAGCAAGATTTAGAACTTTGCTGGTAGCCTGAATCATAAAAGAGAAGCCTCATTTATAGTGGTAACAGAAACAGCAATTTATAGTTACATAGAAGGACAATGTAACATCTTTGCAAATAAATGTGCTTGGGAAACAGGACAAACATCCACATTACCCACTCAGACTGGGGTTCCCCTGACAGGGCACCTTCTGCATCTGGGTAATATTAAGCATCACAGAGTTATTTCCAAAGAAGCCACCATTCATATTTGATCAAGGGCATCTAGTATCATCATGCTCATAAACATAGCAactgcagaaagaaagaagttgacTTTCTTCTATAACATCACCGGTCTGCAAGCACAATGCTAGGAATGGCTATCGGTTAGCACATCCTTGGATGAACTGGCTGAATGGGATTTGGAAGTcaccaaagaggaaaaaggaaggccCGGGGTTCTTTTTTCCTGAAGATCTCAGCGACAGAGATAAGCACGCTCGGGTGCAGTGATTCTCAAAACAGTGGCTTGGGACTCCTGTGGTAAGGCAAGAATTTCCATGAGTGGTCTACATGCTATTGAAAAAGGACcactgtcaatttttttttttttaaaccagtctACAAATAATTGAGAACAATCATTTAAAAGACTTCGAGACAATGTGACAACTGCTGCAGCAACAAAAAGtgtgatgattttttattaatttccttttattttatttaagtattgGCTCAAAactgatggggggtgggggagggggaactggTCCTTCCTCACAGATAATTCAAGAAGTACAAGATCTAAAATCTCGGCCCCCATGCCGTGTCAAATAAACTGTACCAGAGTGAGTAAAAGCTGTAAAAAGAGTTAGGCATTTTCACAGAataaacattaataaaacaaaaattcagtcTGGTAGACCAGTATGAATGTCCTGACTGTTGACCAACCCATACTGGGACATGGGTCTTGTGCAGGAATAATAAATCACAGCAGAGTGTGTAACTGGACTCTGTTCCTTCCCATTCCATTTTGCAGTCTGTAAGTCAGTTCCTTGAGGCCTTCCCATTTGTAACCAGAGTTCAGTGACCTTTAAACCTTTACATTGGAAATTGTTATttacaaaatgaggataataagatTTACTCTGTTAAGTGAAATGTAAGGTATTAGTAT encodes the following:
- the BNC2 gene encoding zinc finger protein basonuclin-2 isoform X31, which translates into the protein MHYGHHSPVAYSFSTISRIKNVLLNFNSKYLKRLHVYLRESKFPQSEEAEVDVRERETQRDREPKRARDLTLRDSCTDNSMQFGTRTTTAEPGFMGTWQNADTNLLFRMSQQVPVACAGRVLGADFCPNLEEPDQRLEVQAIRCTLVNCTCECFQPGKINLRTCDQCKHGWVAHALDKLSTQHLYHPTQVEIVQSNVVFDISSLMLYGTQAVPVRLKILLDRLFSVLKQEEVLHILHGLGWTLRDYVRGYILQDAAGKVLDRWAIMSREEEIITLQQFLRFGETKSIVELMAIQEKEGQAVAVPSSKTDSDIRTFIESNNRTRSPSLLAHLENSNPSSIHHFENIPNSLAFLLPFQYINPVSAPLLGLPPNGLLLEQPGLRLREPSLSTQNEYNESSESEVSPTPYKNDQTPNRNALTSITNVEPKTEPACVSPIQNSAPVSDLTKTEHPKSSFRIHRMRRMGSASRKGRVFCNACGKTFYDKGTLKIHYNAVHLKIKHRCTIEGCNMVFSSLRSRNRHSANPNPRLHMPMLRNNRDKDLIRATSGAATPVIASTKSSLTLTSPGRPPMGFTTPPLDPVLQNPLPSQLVFSGLKTVQPVPPFYRSLLTPGEMVSPPTSLPTSPIIPASGTIEQHPPPPSEPTAPVVMMATHEPSADLAPKKKPRKSSMPVKIEKEIIDTADEFDDEDDDPNDGGAVVNDVSHDNHCHSQEEMSPGMSVKDFSKHSRTRCISRTEIRRADSMTSEDQEPERDYENESESSEPKLGEESMEGDEHIHSEVSEKVLMSSERPDENHSEPSHQDVIKVKEEFTDPTYDMFYMSQYGLYNGGGASMAALHESFTSSLNYGSPQKFSPEGDLCSSPDPKICYVCKKSFKSSYSVKLHYRNVHLKEMHVCTVAGCNAAFPSRRSRDRNRNLRMERTIGPGHRDSLHLPKD
- the BNC2 gene encoding zinc finger protein basonuclin-2 isoform X34 — its product is MSEEAEVDVRERETQRDREPKRARDLTLRDSCTDNSMQFGTRTTTAEPGFMGTWQNADTNLLFRMSQQVPVACAGRVLGADFCPNLEEPDQRLEVQAIRCTLVNCTCECFQPGKINLRTCDQCKHGWVAHALDKLSTQHLYHPTQVEIVQSNVVFDISSLMLYGTQAVPVRLKILLDRLFSVLKQEEVLHILHGLGWTLRDYVRGYILQDAAGKVLDRWAIMSREEEIITLQQFLRFGETKSIVELMAIQEKEGQAVAVPSSKTDSDIRTFIESNNRTRSPSLLAHLENSNPSSIHHFENIPNSLAFLLPFQYINPVSAPLLGLPPNGLLLEQPGLRLREPSLSTQNEYNESSESEVSPTPYKNDQTPNRNALTSITNVEPKTEPACVSPIQNSAPVSDLTKTEHPKSSFRIHRMRRMGSASRKGRVFCNACGKTFYDKGTLKIHYNAVHLKIKHRCTIEGCNMVFSSLRSRNRHSANPNPRLHMPMLRNNRDKDLIRATSGAATPVIASTKSSLTLTSPGRPPMGFTTPPLDPVLQNPLPSQLVFSGLKTVQPVPPFYRSLLTPGEMVSPPTSLPTSPIIPASGTIEQHPPPPSEPTAPVVMMATHEPSADLAPKKKPRKSSMPVKIEKEIIDTADEFDDEDDDPNDGGAVVNDVSHDNHCHSQEEMSPGMSVKDFSKHSRTRCISRTEIRRADSMTSEDQEPERDYENESESSEPKLGEESMEGDEHIHSEVSEKVLMSSERPDENHSEPSHQDVIKVKEEFTDPTYDMFYMSQYGLYNGGGASMAALHESFTSSLNYGSPQKFSPEGDLCSSPDPKICYVCKKSFKSSYSVKLHYRNVHLKEMHVCTVAGCNAAFPSRRSRDRNRNLRMERTIGPGHRDSLHLHTVPT
- the BNC2 gene encoding zinc finger protein basonuclin-2 isoform X33 — protein: MHYGHHSPVAYSFSTISRIKNVLLNFNSKYLKRLHVYLRESKFPQSEEAEVDVRERETQRDREPKRARDLTLRDSCTDNSMQFGTRTTTAEPGFMGTWQNADTNLLFRMSQQAIRCTLVNCTCECFQPGKINLRTCDQCKHGWVAHALDKLSTQHLYHPTQVEIVQSNVVFDISSLMLYGTQAVPVRLKILLDRLFSVLKQEEVLHILHGLGWTLRDYVRGYILQDAAGKVLDRWAIMSREEEIITLQQFLRFGETKSIVELMAIQEKEGQAVAVPSSKTDSDIRTFIESNNRTRSPSLLAHLENSNPSSIHHFENIPNSLAFLLPFQYINPVSAPLLGLPPNGLLLEQPGLRLREPSLSTQNEYNESSESEVSPTPYKNDQTPNRNALTSITNVEPKTEPACVSPIQNSAPVSDLTKTEHPKSSFRIHRMRRMGSASRKGRVFCNACGKTFYDKGTLKIHYNAVHLKIKHRCTIEGCNMVFSSLRSRNRHSANPNPRLHMPMLRNNRDKDLIRATSGAATPVIASTKSSLTLTSPGRPPMGFTTPPLDPVLQNPLPSQLVFSGLKTVQPVPPFYRSLLTPGEMVSPPTSLPTSPIIPASGTIEQHPPPPSEPTAPVVMMATHEPSADLAPKKKPRKSSMPVKIEKEIIDTADEFDDEDDDPNDGGAVVNDVSHDNHCHSQEEMSPGMSVKDFSKHSRTRCISRTEIRRADSMTSEDQEPERDYENESESSEPKLGEESMEGDEHIHSEVSEKVLMSSERPDENHSEPSHQDVIKVKEEFTDPTYDMFYMSQYGLYNGGGASMAALHESFTSSLNYGSPQKFSPEGDLCSSPDPKICYVCKKSFKSSYSVKLHYRNVHLKEMHVCTVAGCNAAFPSRRSRDRNRNLRMERTIGPGHRDSLHLHTVPT